Proteins encoded together in one Dermacentor variabilis isolate Ectoservices chromosome 2, ASM5094787v1, whole genome shotgun sequence window:
- the LOC142572706 gene encoding cyclin-dependent kinase inhibitor 3-like, protein MDSDEDVSGDCLQPVFSPIKIDWLDLSSFGYPDSLGLSALPGCRFKETWRDVVRDVEYLKLEDVSDVFVLCTRGELSLYRVPTLLAEYESHGMTVHHFPVLDGTAPAIGQMLDILREIGEAIQQGKRALVHCFGGLGRTGVVAACLLLNLDDSMTPERAVRKVQELRGTRAIQTVKQYNFVHDFRQVRDEYLKTTGGNTST, encoded by the coding sequence ATGGATTCTGACGAGGACGTGTCCGGCGACTGCCTGCAGCCGGTATTCAGTCCCATCAAGATTGACTGGCTAGACCTTTCGTCGTTCGGCTACCCAGACTCGCTCGGCCTTAGCGCCCTTCCCGGCTGCAGATTCAAGGAGACATGGAGGGACGTCGTGCGCGACGTCGAGTACCTCAAGCTGGAGGACGTCAGTGACGTGTTCGTGCTGTGCACGCGCGGGGAACTGTCGCTTTACAGGGTCCCGACTCTGCTCGCCGAGTACGAGAGCCACGGAATGACCGTGCACCACTTCCCCGTGCTGGATGGCACGGCGCCCGCCATCGGCCAAATGCTGGACATTCTGCGCGAAATCGGTGAAGCCATTCAGCAAGGAAAACGAGCGCTCGTTCACTGCTTCGGGGGCCTTGGCCGCACGGGCGTCGTCGCTGCCTGCCTTCTGCTCAACTTGGACGACAGCATGACGCCCGAGCGCGCTGTTCGCAAAGTACAGGAACTGCGGGGCACGCGCGCCATACAGACAGTGAAGCAGTACAATTTTGTACACGACTTCAGGCAGGTTCGGGACGAGTACCTGAAAACGACTGGCGGCAACACAAGTACATAG